In Pseudomonas sp. MYb327, one DNA window encodes the following:
- the tldD gene encoding metalloprotease TldD: MSELLSSVSEHLLAPGGVTIESLQGVLGDLAGPGIDAADLYFQGQISESWALEDGIVKEGSFNLDQGVGVRAQSGEKTGFAYSNAITLEALGAAARAARSISRAGQNGSVQAFTTQDVAQLYGPDNPLEVLTRAEKVDLLKRIDAATRALDPRIQQVTVSMAGVWERILVASTDGGLAADVRPLVRFNVSVIVEQNGRRERGGHGGGGRTDYRYFLAEDRAMSYAREALRQALVNLEAIPAPAGTLPVVLGSGWSGVLLHEAVGHGLEGDFNRKGSSAYSGRMGEMVASKLCTIVDDGTLTGRRGSLSVDDEGTPTECTTLIENGVLKGYMQDKLNARLMGVARTGNGRRESYAHLPMPRMTNTYMLGGESDPAEIIASVKRGIYCANLGGGQVDITSGKFVFSTSEAYLIEDGKITAPVKGATLIGNGPEAMSKVSMVGNDLALDSGVGTCGKDGQSVPVGVGQPTLKIDAITVGGTGA; encoded by the coding sequence ATGAGCGAGTTGTTGTCCTCAGTCAGTGAACACCTCCTGGCGCCTGGCGGCGTAACGATCGAGAGCCTGCAAGGTGTGCTCGGCGATCTGGCCGGCCCGGGCATCGATGCCGCCGACCTGTATTTTCAGGGACAGATTTCCGAGTCCTGGGCGCTGGAAGACGGCATCGTCAAGGAAGGCAGCTTCAACCTCGACCAAGGGGTTGGCGTGCGCGCGCAATCCGGTGAGAAGACCGGGTTTGCCTACAGCAATGCCATCACCCTGGAAGCCTTGGGCGCGGCGGCCCGTGCTGCCCGTTCGATCTCCCGTGCCGGTCAGAACGGCAGCGTGCAGGCGTTCACCACTCAAGATGTGGCGCAGTTGTACGGGCCGGACAATCCACTCGAAGTGCTGACCCGCGCCGAGAAAGTCGATCTGCTCAAGCGTATCGATGCCGCCACGCGTGCCCTTGATCCGCGTATCCAGCAAGTCACCGTGAGCATGGCCGGTGTCTGGGAGCGGATTCTGGTGGCGTCCACCGATGGCGGTCTGGCTGCGGATGTGCGACCGCTGGTGCGTTTTAACGTCAGCGTCATCGTCGAGCAGAATGGCCGTCGCGAACGCGGTGGTCATGGCGGTGGCGGTCGTACCGATTACCGTTATTTCCTCGCTGAAGACCGTGCCATGAGCTATGCCCGTGAGGCGCTGCGTCAGGCACTGGTTAACCTGGAAGCCATTCCGGCGCCGGCCGGTACGTTACCGGTGGTGTTGGGATCCGGCTGGTCCGGTGTGCTGCTGCATGAAGCGGTCGGCCACGGTCTGGAAGGCGACTTCAACCGCAAGGGCAGTTCGGCCTACAGCGGACGCATGGGCGAGATGGTTGCGTCCAAGCTGTGCACTATTGTCGATGACGGCACTCTGACCGGTCGCCGTGGTTCGTTGAGCGTTGACGACGAAGGCACCCCGACCGAATGCACCACGCTGATCGAAAACGGCGTACTCAAGGGCTACATGCAGGACAAACTCAACGCCCGCCTGATGGGCGTGGCCCGCACCGGTAACGGCCGACGCGAATCCTACGCGCACCTGCCGATGCCGCGCATGACCAACACTTACATGCTCGGCGGTGAGAGCGATCCGGCGGAAATCATTGCCTCGGTAAAACGCGGCATCTACTGCGCCAACCTCGGCGGCGGTCAGGTGGACATCACTAGTGGCAAGTTCGTGTTCTCCACGAGCGAGGCGTATCTGATCGAGGACGGCAAGATCACCGCGCCAGTCAAAGGCGCGACGCTGATCGGCAACGGGCCGGAAGCCATGAGTAAAGTGTCGATGGTCGGTAACGATCTGGCGCTGGACAGCGGTGTGGGGACGTGTGGCAAGGATGGGCAGTCGGTGCCGGTGGGTGTCGGCCAGCCAACGCTGAAGATTGATGCGATCACCGTAGGTGGTACGGGCGCTTAA
- a CDS encoding FagA protein, which produces MSSALHEQPYLESWRWMSRQIRCAMNPDEPRLIEHYLAEGRYLACCTASSPWTIAETSLRLLLDTAADVALPWHWRTYCLDQAWRPLRELERLSLCKCRLKRWQSYTWQLATCELQPSIPLIELVQGFSDDQDTY; this is translated from the coding sequence ATGAGTTCTGCCTTGCACGAGCAGCCCTACCTCGAAAGCTGGCGCTGGATGAGCCGCCAGATCCGTTGCGCGATGAATCCCGACGAGCCGCGCCTGATCGAACATTACCTCGCTGAAGGCCGGTATCTGGCCTGCTGCACGGCTAGCTCTCCCTGGACCATTGCTGAAACCTCTTTGCGCCTGCTGCTCGACACCGCCGCCGATGTCGCACTGCCCTGGCACTGGCGCACGTACTGCCTCGACCAGGCATGGCGCCCACTGCGCGAACTGGAACGCCTCTCTCTGTGTAAATGCCGCCTCAAGCGCTGGCAGAGCTACACCTGGCAATTGGCAACCTGCGAGTTGCAACCCTCGATTCCTCTCATAGAACTGGTGCAAGGATTTTCAGATGACCAAGACACGTATTGA
- the yjgA gene encoding ribosome biogenesis factor YjgA → MVDSYDDSLDTGEKSKSQVKRELHALVDLGERLTTLKPDLLGKLPLTDALRRALADAPKHTANIARKRHLQFIGKLMRDQDTDAILVLLDQLDASTRQYNERFHNLERWRDRLIAGDDAVLEKFVIDYPEADRQQLRSLIRQAQHELATNKPPASSRKIFKYIRELDETQRGLR, encoded by the coding sequence ATGGTTGATTCTTACGACGACTCCCTCGATACGGGAGAAAAAAGCAAATCCCAGGTTAAACGCGAGCTGCATGCTCTGGTTGACCTCGGCGAGCGCCTTACAACACTCAAGCCGGACTTGCTTGGCAAACTGCCCCTGACCGACGCCTTGCGCCGGGCCCTGGCCGATGCGCCCAAGCACACCGCGAACATTGCGCGTAAACGGCACCTCCAGTTCATCGGCAAACTGATGCGCGATCAGGACACTGACGCCATTCTAGTCTTGCTCGATCAACTCGATGCCTCCACTCGCCAGTACAACGAACGCTTCCATAACCTGGAACGTTGGCGTGATCGCCTGATTGCTGGCGACGATGCGGTCCTGGAGAAGTTCGTCATCGACTACCCGGAGGCTGATCGCCAGCAATTGCGCTCCCTGATCCGTCAGGCCCAGCACGAATTGGCGACCAACAAGCCACCGGCATCGAGCCGTAAAATCTTCAAGTACATCCGTGAGCTGGACGAGACTCAACGCGGTCTGCGCTGA
- a CDS encoding carbon-nitrogen hydrolase family protein: MSVAVIQMVSQSDVLANLTQARRLLEQAAAGGAQLAVLPENFAAMGRRDITDIGRAEALGEGPILPWLKQTARDLKLWIVAGTLPLPPVDQPTAKVHACSLLVDDRGETVARYDKLHLFDVDVADNRGRYRESDDYAYGSGVVVADTPVGRVGLTVCYDLRFPELYSELRAAGAELITAPSAFTAVTGAAHWDVLIRARAIETQCYVLAAAQGGTHPGPRETWGHAAIIDPWGRVLAQQDQGEAVLLAEIDSSEQASIRARMPVSNHRRFFSQGAQRPASER; encoded by the coding sequence ATGTCTGTAGCCGTGATTCAAATGGTCAGCCAGAGCGATGTGCTGGCCAATCTGACCCAGGCCCGACGCCTGCTTGAGCAGGCTGCGGCCGGCGGTGCGCAACTTGCCGTGCTGCCGGAAAACTTCGCCGCCATGGGCCGGCGCGACATCACCGACATCGGCCGCGCCGAAGCCTTGGGCGAAGGCCCGATCCTGCCATGGTTGAAACAGACCGCACGCGACCTCAAGTTATGGATAGTGGCCGGCACGTTGCCGCTGCCGCCGGTAGATCAACCGACGGCCAAGGTGCATGCCTGTTCGTTGCTGGTTGATGACCGCGGCGAAACGGTGGCGCGATACGACAAGCTGCACCTGTTCGACGTGGACGTGGCCGACAATCGCGGTCGTTATCGCGAATCCGATGACTATGCTTATGGCAGTGGTGTCGTGGTTGCGGACACACCGGTTGGCCGGGTCGGCCTGACGGTTTGTTATGACCTGCGCTTCCCTGAGCTTTACAGCGAATTGCGTGCTGCCGGTGCGGAGCTGATTACCGCGCCGTCGGCCTTTACCGCGGTGACCGGCGCCGCGCACTGGGATGTGCTGATTCGCGCGCGGGCCATCGAGACACAGTGTTATGTGCTCGCGGCCGCTCAAGGCGGGACGCATCCGGGCCCCCGGGAAACCTGGGGTCATGCGGCAATCATCGACCCGTGGGGCCGGGTGCTGGCGCAACAGGATCAAGGCGAGGCCGTGCTGCTGGCCGAGATAGACAGCAGCGAACAGGCGTCCATCCGGGCGCGGATGCCGGTGTCCAATCACCGGCGCTTTTTCTCGCAGGGCGCCCAGCGACCTGCATCAGAACGATGA
- the pmbA gene encoding metalloprotease PmbA yields MSAVESVGPQALPALQEQVEQIIAEAKRQGASACEVAVSLEQGLSTTVRQREVETVEFNRDQGFGITLYVGQRKGSASTSASGPDAIRETVAAALAIAKHTSEDEASGLADAALMARDVQDYDLFHQWDITPEQAIEQALTCEAAAFAADSRIKNADGTTLSTHQGCRVYGNSHGFIGGYASTRHSLSCVMIAEADGQMQRDYWYDVNRQGNLLADPVSIGQRAAQRAASRLGARPVPTCEVPVLFSAELAGGLFGSFLSAISGGSLYRKSSFLEGTLGQKLFPEWLTIDERPHLMRAMGSAGFDGDGLATYAKPFVEKGELVSYILGTYSGRKLGMPSTANAGGVHNLFVTHGDEDQAALLHRMGRGLLVTELMGQGLNMVTGDYSRGAAGYWVENGEIQFAVQEVTIAGNMRDMFKQIVAVGNDLELRSNIRTGSVLIERMTVAGS; encoded by the coding sequence ATGAGTGCAGTTGAAAGCGTCGGCCCACAAGCGTTGCCGGCACTGCAAGAACAAGTCGAGCAGATCATCGCTGAAGCCAAGCGTCAGGGCGCCAGTGCCTGTGAAGTGGCGGTATCTCTGGAGCAAGGCCTGTCGACCACCGTTCGCCAGCGCGAAGTCGAAACTGTCGAATTCAACCGCGACCAGGGCTTTGGCATCACCTTATATGTTGGCCAGCGCAAAGGCTCGGCGAGCACTTCGGCCAGTGGTCCGGATGCCATTCGCGAAACCGTCGCGGCGGCCCTGGCCATCGCCAAGCACACCTCGGAAGACGAAGCGTCGGGCCTGGCGGATGCCGCGCTGATGGCCAGGGATGTGCAGGATTACGACCTGTTCCATCAATGGGACATCACTCCGGAGCAGGCGATTGAGCAGGCGCTGACCTGTGAAGCCGCCGCGTTTGCCGCCGACAGCCGGATCAAAAACGCCGATGGGACCACCCTGAGCACGCATCAGGGCTGCCGTGTTTACGGCAACAGCCACGGTTTTATCGGCGGTTATGCGTCGACTCGACACAGCCTGAGCTGTGTGATGATCGCCGAGGCCGACGGCCAGATGCAGCGCGATTACTGGTACGACGTCAATCGTCAGGGCAATTTGCTAGCCGACCCGGTGAGCATCGGCCAGCGTGCCGCGCAACGGGCGGCGAGCCGTTTGGGCGCGCGTCCGGTGCCGACCTGTGAAGTACCGGTGTTGTTCTCTGCAGAGCTGGCCGGTGGTTTGTTCGGCAGCTTCCTGTCGGCGATTTCCGGTGGCAGCCTTTATCGCAAATCGTCGTTCCTCGAAGGCACGCTGGGGCAGAAGCTGTTTCCGGAATGGCTGACCATCGACGAACGTCCGCACTTGATGCGCGCCATGGGTAGTGCGGGGTTCGATGGCGATGGCCTGGCAACCTACGCCAAACCGTTCGTCGAAAAAGGTGAGTTGGTGTCCTACATTCTTGGCACCTACTCGGGTCGCAAACTCGGCATGCCGAGCACCGCCAACGCTGGCGGCGTGCACAACCTGTTCGTCACCCATGGTGACGAAGACCAGGCTGCCCTGCTGCATCGCATGGGACGCGGCTTGCTGGTAACCGAATTGATGGGGCAGGGCCTGAATATGGTTACCGGCGACTACTCCCGAGGCGCGGCGGGTTACTGGGTGGAGAACGGCGAGATCCAGTTCGCGGTCCAGGAAGTGACCATCGCGGGCAATATGCGCGACATGTTCAAGCAGATCGTTGCCGTGGGGAATGATTTGGAATTGCGCAGCAACATTCGCACAGGTTCGGTGCTTATCGAGCGGATGACGGTGGCGGGTAGCTAA
- a CDS encoding YhdP family protein — protein sequence MDRLTRILAALTRWGLGLCALVLVLMALYVSLGRELAPLVAEYRAEVETKASDALGMPLQIGELKGNWSGFAPILSAHDVTVGEGANALHLEKVRAVPDLWGSLLAREVRIARLELNGLKISLKQGDDGNWALEGLPVKDDQPLDPEQLFNRMQMVQQLSVLDSQITLQPWGESPLTLTYVGLNLKTGPARQRLDARLTLPDGQPLAVSVRSRIRASQWKQGEADVYVSLPQSDWSKWLPETLTQQWNFSEIKAGGELWATWGKGALQSAAVRLNAPQLKGAYSERKPIQINNLALNGYFQRSPEGMLVTVDSLAMNLGETRWESHLQLRQTAASDKSEELWHLQADRLNLTPLTPVLNALAPLPEGLAKTVERLNVIGGLRNVLIDVRPNATDDSKFSFAANLDRVGFDAYHGAPAARNVSGSISGDLGHGELRMDSKDFMLHLDPIFAKPWQYIQANATLTWKLDKEAFTLIAPYLKVLGEEGKIAGDFLIRLFFDETKEDYMDLRVGLVDGDGRFTAKYLPAVLSPGLDDWLRTAILKGAVDQGFFQYQGSLNHGATDTARSISLFFKVHDAELAFQPGWPHVSKVTGDVFVEDSGVRILASQGQLLDTQVRDIYVNIPHVPEGQNAHLFLDGAFAGGLGDGLKILKEAPIGTAETFAGWEGEGDLQGKLKLDIPLAKGEQPKILVDFKTAKARLKLPEPPLELTQLKGDFRFDSSKGLSGQKISARAFDKPVTAQIFAEGREGKLNTRVTASGQVEVKKLTDWLSVTQPLPVSGVIPYQLQLTLDGDNSQLMVNSNLRGVAVDLPAPFGMTADEGRDTTFRMTLQGPERRYWVSYGELANFTFAAPKDNIADGRGELFLGSGDATLPDAKGLRVRGVLSELDVGPWQDLMSKYAGQDPGGSAKQLLSGVDVKVGKLSALGTTLDQASVQLTRKTSAWALQLDSQQVKGNASIPDAKGAPMVINLQTVRLPAPDPKVLADENSPDPLASVDPKKIPALDITINQLYQGNDLVGAWSLKIRPTAKGIAFNSLDMGLKGILLQGSGGWEGVPGSSTSFFKGRVSGKNLADVLKGWGFAPSVTSREFHMDVDGRWPGSPAWLATKRFSGTLDASLNEGQFVEVEGSAQALRVFGLLNFNSIGRRLRLDFSDLFGKGLSYDRVKGLLVANNGVYVTREPIRLTGPSSTIELDGTLNMVADQIDAKLLVTLPVTNNLPIAALIVGAPAVGGALFLIDKLIGDRVSRFASVKYTVKGPWKEPQITYDKPF from the coding sequence ATGGATCGTCTGACACGCATTTTGGCCGCGCTGACCCGCTGGGGTCTGGGCCTGTGCGCGTTGGTTTTGGTGTTGATGGCGTTGTACGTCAGCCTCGGACGGGAACTGGCGCCGTTGGTGGCCGAGTACCGGGCCGAAGTCGAAACCAAGGCCAGCGACGCCTTGGGCATGCCGCTGCAAATCGGCGAGCTGAAAGGCAACTGGAGTGGTTTCGCGCCCATTTTGTCGGCGCACGACGTGACGGTCGGCGAGGGTGCCAATGCGCTGCACCTGGAAAAGGTGCGCGCGGTGCCAGACCTTTGGGGCAGCCTGCTGGCGCGCGAAGTACGCATAGCCCGGCTGGAACTCAATGGTCTGAAGATCAGCCTCAAGCAAGGCGATGATGGTAATTGGGCGCTGGAAGGCTTGCCGGTAAAGGACGATCAGCCCCTCGACCCGGAGCAATTGTTCAATCGCATGCAAATGGTTCAGCAGCTGTCGGTACTCGATAGCCAGATCACGTTGCAGCCGTGGGGCGAGTCGCCGCTGACCCTGACGTACGTTGGTCTGAATCTGAAAACCGGTCCTGCCCGTCAGCGCCTCGATGCCCGCTTGACCCTGCCCGATGGTCAGCCATTGGCCGTGAGCGTGCGTAGCCGTATTCGCGCCAGCCAATGGAAACAGGGCGAAGCGGATGTTTATGTGAGCCTGCCGCAAAGCGACTGGTCGAAATGGCTGCCCGAAACCTTGACCCAGCAATGGAATTTCTCCGAGATCAAGGCCGGTGGCGAGCTGTGGGCAACGTGGGGCAAGGGGGCCTTGCAGAGCGCAGCCGTGCGGCTGAATGCGCCGCAACTCAAGGGTGCCTATTCCGAGCGCAAGCCGATCCAGATCAATAATCTGGCGCTCAATGGCTATTTCCAACGCAGCCCCGAGGGGATGCTGGTGACGGTCGACTCCCTGGCCATGAACCTTGGCGAAACACGCTGGGAATCGCACCTGCAACTCAGGCAGACCGCGGCCTCCGACAAGTCTGAAGAACTCTGGCATCTGCAAGCCGACCGCCTCAATCTCACGCCGCTGACACCTGTACTCAATGCCCTGGCGCCATTGCCTGAGGGCCTTGCCAAGACGGTCGAGCGCCTCAACGTGATCGGCGGTCTGCGTAACGTGTTGATCGACGTGCGGCCCAATGCCACCGATGACAGCAAGTTCAGCTTTGCCGCCAACCTCGACCGTGTCGGTTTCGATGCCTATCACGGCGCCCCGGCGGCGCGGAATGTCTCGGGCAGCATCAGCGGTGACCTGGGCCATGGCGAATTGCGCATGGACAGCAAGGATTTCATGCTGCACCTGGACCCGATTTTCGCCAAGCCATGGCAATACATTCAGGCCAACGCCACGTTGACCTGGAAGCTCGATAAAGAAGCTTTCACCCTGATCGCGCCGTACCTGAAGGTGTTGGGCGAGGAGGGCAAGATTGCCGGCGATTTCCTGATCCGCCTGTTTTTCGATGAGACCAAGGAAGACTACATGGACCTGCGGGTCGGCCTGGTGGACGGCGACGGTCGCTTTACCGCCAAGTACCTGCCGGCAGTCCTCAGTCCGGGACTGGACGACTGGCTGCGCACCGCGATTCTTAAAGGTGCGGTGGATCAAGGGTTCTTCCAGTACCAAGGTTCGTTGAACCACGGCGCGACCGATACCGCCCGCAGCATCAGCCTGTTTTTCAAGGTTCATGACGCCGAGCTAGCGTTTCAGCCTGGCTGGCCACATGTCAGCAAGGTCACGGGAGATGTGTTCGTTGAAGACAGCGGCGTGCGAATTCTGGCGAGTCAGGGCCAGTTGCTCGACACCCAGGTCCGCGACATTTACGTCAATATCCCCCACGTGCCCGAAGGGCAGAATGCTCATCTGTTCCTCGATGGCGCGTTCGCGGGCGGATTGGGCGATGGTCTGAAGATTCTCAAGGAAGCGCCGATCGGCACTGCCGAGACGTTCGCCGGTTGGGAAGGCGAGGGTGATCTGCAAGGCAAGCTGAAGCTGGATATTCCACTGGCCAAAGGCGAGCAGCCGAAGATCCTGGTCGACTTCAAAACGGCAAAGGCCCGTCTGAAACTGCCCGAGCCTCCCCTTGAGCTGACGCAACTCAAAGGTGACTTCCGCTTCGACAGCAGCAAAGGACTGAGTGGCCAAAAGATCAGTGCGCGGGCCTTTGATAAACCGGTGACGGCGCAGATTTTCGCCGAGGGTCGCGAGGGCAAGCTCAACACCCGGGTCACCGCTTCCGGGCAGGTCGAAGTCAAGAAACTCACCGACTGGCTGAGCGTGACCCAGCCATTGCCGGTGAGTGGCGTGATTCCGTATCAACTGCAACTGACACTGGACGGCGACAACAGTCAGTTGATGGTGAACTCCAACCTCAGGGGCGTTGCAGTTGATTTGCCGGCGCCGTTCGGGATGACCGCCGATGAGGGGCGTGATACGACGTTCCGCATGACCTTGCAGGGGCCGGAACGGCGCTACTGGGTGAGCTACGGCGAGTTGGCGAACTTCACGTTTGCCGCGCCAAAGGACAATATTGCCGACGGTCGTGGTGAGTTGTTCCTGGGCAGCGGCGATGCCACGTTGCCGGATGCCAAGGGCTTGCGGGTACGCGGTGTGCTGTCGGAGCTGGATGTCGGCCCGTGGCAGGATCTGATGAGTAAGTATGCCGGGCAGGATCCGGGTGGCAGTGCCAAGCAATTGCTCAGTGGTGTGGACGTCAAGGTCGGCAAGCTCAGTGCGCTCGGCACCACACTGGATCAGGCATCGGTTCAGCTGACGCGCAAAACGTCCGCCTGGGCCTTGCAACTTGACAGCCAGCAGGTCAAAGGCAACGCCAGCATCCCGGATGCGAAAGGCGCGCCGATGGTGATCAATCTGCAAACCGTGCGTCTGCCGGCACCAGACCCCAAAGTCCTGGCCGACGAAAACTCTCCGGATCCATTGGCCTCGGTGGATCCGAAAAAGATTCCTGCATTGGATATCACCATCAATCAGCTGTACCAGGGTAACGACCTGGTCGGTGCCTGGTCATTGAAGATTCGTCCGACGGCTAAAGGGATTGCCTTCAATTCGCTGGACATGGGCCTGAAGGGAATTCTGTTGCAGGGCAGTGGTGGCTGGGAAGGCGTACCCGGTTCCAGCACGAGCTTCTTCAAAGGGCGGGTCAGCGGCAAGAACCTCGCGGATGTGCTCAAGGGGTGGGGGTTTGCGCCGAGTGTCACCAGCCGGGAATTCCATATGGATGTCGATGGGCGCTGGCCGGGATCGCCGGCATGGCTGGCCACTAAGCGCTTCTCGGGCACTCTGGACGCATCGCTCAACGAAGGCCAGTTTGTCGAGGTTGAAGGCAGTGCCCAGGCGTTACGCGTGTTCGGCCTGCTCAACTTCAACTCCATTGGCCGTCGCTTGCGCCTGGACTTCTCCGACCTGTTCGGCAAAGGCCTGAGTTACGACCGGGTCAAAGGCCTGCTGGTGGCCAACAACGGTGTCTATGTCACGCGTGAGCCGATCCGCCTGACCGGCCCGTCGAGCACGATCGAACTCGACGGCACCCTGAACATGGTGGCCGATCAGATCGACGCGAAATTGTTGGTGACCTTGCCGGTGACGAACAACCTGCCGATTGCTGCACTGATCGTCGGCGCGCCGGCTGTTGGCGGGGCGTTGTTTCTGATCGACAAGCTGATTGGTGATCGCGTGTCCCGTTTCGCCAGCGTGAAGTACACCGTCAAGGGGCCCTGGAAAGAACCGCAAATCACTTACGACAAACCTTTTTGA